One segment of Desulfosudis oleivorans Hxd3 DNA contains the following:
- a CDS encoding ACT domain-containing protein translates to MRVEQISVFLENRTGRLAEVTSILTEAGVNIRALALADTSDFGVLRMIVDDNEKAKRVLRDNGLTIGAHDVVAVEVEDRPGGLHRILDLLGKVGVNVEYMYAFVRNSGNNAIMIFRFDDTDKALATLAQHNISVINGKTVHTM, encoded by the coding sequence ATGCGGGTTGAGCAGATTTCCGTTTTTCTTGAGAACAGGACCGGTCGTCTTGCCGAGGTGACATCCATTCTGACCGAAGCCGGGGTTAATATTCGTGCCCTGGCCCTGGCCGACACCTCTGATTTCGGGGTGTTGCGCATGATCGTGGATGACAACGAAAAGGCCAAGCGCGTGCTGCGCGACAACGGCCTGACCATTGGTGCCCACGACGTGGTGGCCGTGGAGGTGGAAGACAGGCCGGGCGGACTTCACAGAATTTTAGACCTGCTGGGCAAGGTCGGGGTCAACGTGGAGTACATGTACGCCTTTGTGCGCAACAGCGGCAACAACGCCATCATGATCTTCCGGTTTGACGACACGGACAAGGCCCTGGCCACGCTGGCGCAGCACAACATTTCCGTGATCAACGGAAAGACCGTCCACACGATGTAG
- a CDS encoding FHA domain-containing protein: MPFLTLKFKETIVNRYKLDPEKPLHIGRRKTNDIVIENLSVSGHHAKVEFVKEGFVLTDLQSKNGTYVNKKAITSCMLKDKDVVRIGMHTLIYSGKG, encoded by the coding sequence ATGCCCTTTCTGACATTGAAGTTTAAGGAAACCATTGTAAACCGTTACAAGCTGGATCCTGAAAAGCCGCTTCACATCGGCAGGCGCAAGACCAACGACATCGTGATTGAAAACCTTTCGGTGTCCGGCCACCACGCCAAGGTGGAGTTTGTCAAGGAGGGCTTTGTCCTTACCGACCTGCAGAGCAAGAACGGCACCTATGTCAACAAAAAGGCGATCACCAGCTGTATGCTCAAGGACAAGGATGTGGTCCGCATCGGCATGCATACCCTCATCTATTCCGGCAAAGGCTAA